A part of Streptomyces sp. NBC_01235 genomic DNA contains:
- a CDS encoding DUF4255 domain-containing protein has protein sequence MIHEVDEVLKGLLGGGALAGSGIEVSFEAPTRDWAARRNAPVINSYLYDIREDVTRRQRGQMAVRDERDIVVKRRQPPRWFRLSYLITAWTRTPQDEHRLLSAVLATLLPRELLTADELPGSLGALGLAVPLTVAGVQSESRSLAEIWSALGGELKPSLDLVVTAPFPAYPEYDAGPPVTEGAAVRLRGMDGDPPESGERAHRPHQVAAARAAREAATRRPEKR, from the coding sequence GTGATCCACGAGGTGGACGAAGTCCTCAAAGGCCTGCTCGGAGGCGGCGCGCTCGCCGGCTCCGGCATCGAGGTGTCCTTCGAGGCACCGACCCGCGACTGGGCCGCCCGGCGCAACGCCCCTGTGATCAACAGCTACTTGTACGACATCCGCGAGGACGTGACCCGTCGGCAGCGCGGCCAGATGGCGGTGCGGGACGAACGGGACATCGTCGTGAAACGCCGCCAACCCCCGCGCTGGTTCAGGCTGTCGTACCTCATCACCGCCTGGACCCGGACACCGCAGGACGAACACCGGCTGCTGTCGGCGGTGTTGGCGACCCTTCTCCCGCGCGAGCTGCTCACCGCCGACGAACTCCCGGGCTCCCTGGGTGCGTTGGGGCTGGCGGTGCCGCTGACGGTGGCCGGTGTCCAGAGCGAGTCCCGTTCCCTCGCCGAGATCTGGTCCGCCCTGGGCGGTGAGCTCAAGCCGTCCCTGGACCTGGTGGTGACGGCGCCCTTCCCGGCGTACCCCGAGTACGACGCCGGGCCGCCGGTCACGGAGGGCGCGGCGGTCCGCCTGCGCGGCATGGACGGCGACCCCCCGGAGTCCGGCGAACGGGCCCACCGCCCCCACCAGGTGGCCGCTGCCCGCGCCGCCCGCGAGGCCGCGACCCGACGTCCGGAGAAACGATGA
- a CDS encoding helix-turn-helix transcriptional regulator has product MLSSPRTPETGAAVGARRRIPVAVQAPDPISREGAVSQLRARPEVEVREELSAAVGTVALLIEDTLDEAALARLRRIVRSEGARAVLVVGTIRETELLDVIECGVGAIVWRREATAHRLVQAVLAAHRGDGDLPADLLGRLISQVGTMHRGAAGRPGAPSLGLAPREVDVLRLVAEGLDTGEIASKLSYSERTVKNVMHGLTTRLHLRNRAHAVAYALREGYI; this is encoded by the coding sequence TTGCTCAGCTCACCCCGGACACCAGAGACCGGTGCCGCCGTCGGTGCCCGGCGGCGGATTCCCGTGGCCGTCCAGGCACCGGACCCGATCTCGCGCGAGGGCGCCGTCAGCCAGCTGCGCGCCCGCCCGGAGGTCGAGGTCCGCGAGGAGCTCTCGGCCGCCGTCGGCACGGTGGCGCTGCTGATCGAGGACACCCTCGACGAGGCGGCGCTTGCCCGGCTCCGGCGGATCGTGCGCAGCGAGGGGGCGCGGGCGGTGCTCGTCGTGGGCACGATCCGCGAGACCGAGCTGCTGGACGTCATCGAGTGCGGGGTCGGGGCCATCGTCTGGCGTCGCGAGGCCACCGCGCACCGGCTGGTGCAGGCGGTGCTGGCCGCCCACCGGGGCGACGGCGACCTGCCCGCCGACCTGCTCGGCAGGCTGATCAGCCAGGTGGGCACCATGCACCGCGGTGCGGCGGGCCGACCCGGCGCCCCCTCCCTGGGGCTCGCGCCACGGGAGGTGGACGTCCTGCGGCTGGTCGCCGAGGGCCTGGACACCGGAGAGATCGCCAGCAAGCTGTCCTACTCCGAACGAACCGTCAAGAACGTCATGCACGGACTCACGACGCGGCTGCATCTGCGCAACCGGGCGCACGCAGTGGCATATGCCCTGCGGGAAGGCTACATCTGA
- a CDS encoding AAA family ATPase, producing the protein MTGPLRERDDAHALLAAQAEHVRAGGGRLVLLRGATGTGRSAVLEAAAAHATHLGLRVLRARCSPDDSALPFSSVLHLLGPVPEFADVAPGVDDRGSAARLWRLLRSYADEAPLMVAVDDVHLADAASRRWFVEAARRIDRLPVLLVVTERSQYDIDPRPAGLTHALSPSLVRTHTLAPLTDDASADLVRAAFPTASDRWTADCVRAGAGSPLFLHALFDDLVGVPPPKALPRTCAALYPGSYPAAVSWWLDNAGPTTAEVARTLAALEEAEEAEVAEGAESSEEAVADADRGTTPESRTALAALLADASGADHTRVSGWLTAMTRLGVLRPDPAGRPRYAHPLLRDAVLGGWSAARRQDAHRAVAQAMLRRGDHVDAVARQLLGSAPAGLPWALRVLREAGTVAAREARPHDAVRYLRRAIREPLPDDLRQRLLTELGSLEYACADAPAGIPRLAEALDLPADPRDQVRTAIALGTALVGRGEVRTAVAALRRLESRLAAGHADLARTLQTASALLSDQDQTIRGEAYRWLTDTAERSPELVGASGRALLVRYASTAGEIPAREAMRRLRSLLTEPADPLAEPFLLGTAAAVAQWADELDEAERLVERGLAGQHPSLLHPMEQALLDTRWDIAAARGTYAVLLAAHPGAPVRRHTGGGPANHDAHTLLALVETGRTQDARRLADTFDLRAAPDSWELNRFLYARGVLRFTEGDVAGALHDFLECGRRQSARAVLSPVVTPWRTAAAECRLALGNPQEALALAAEELRLARVWDTPRTLGRALRVLARATRGRRGLELGEEAVAVLRNSPAEAELVASLLAQGRQLTAAGERTRGRDYLREGAERAERLGSARLLAYADQALRTAGARRTTPAHTGSASLTGSERRIAELAAEGRTNTEIAELLHVARRTVETHLTSTYKKLGIRRRGELREALEE; encoded by the coding sequence ATGACCGGACCGTTGCGGGAACGCGACGACGCGCACGCACTGCTTGCGGCGCAGGCCGAGCACGTCCGCGCCGGGGGCGGCCGTCTCGTCCTGCTGCGCGGGGCCACGGGCACCGGCCGGTCCGCCGTCCTGGAGGCCGCCGCCGCGCACGCGACCCACCTCGGCCTGCGCGTCCTGCGCGCCCGCTGCTCCCCCGACGACAGCGCGCTGCCGTTCTCCTCCGTCCTCCATCTCCTCGGCCCCGTACCGGAGTTCGCGGACGTCGCCCCGGGCGTCGACGACCGGGGCAGCGCGGCGCGGCTCTGGCGGCTGCTGCGTTCGTACGCCGACGAGGCACCGCTCATGGTGGCCGTGGACGACGTCCACCTCGCCGACGCGGCCTCGCGACGCTGGTTCGTGGAGGCGGCCCGCCGTATCGACCGATTACCGGTGCTGCTGGTGGTCACCGAGCGCAGTCAGTACGACATCGACCCTCGGCCCGCCGGTCTCACCCACGCCCTGTCCCCGTCCCTGGTGCGCACCCACACCCTCGCCCCCCTCACCGACGACGCCTCGGCCGACCTGGTTCGCGCCGCCTTCCCGACGGCCTCCGACCGCTGGACGGCGGACTGCGTGCGCGCCGGTGCCGGCAGTCCGCTGTTCCTGCACGCCCTCTTCGACGACCTCGTCGGCGTCCCGCCCCCGAAGGCCCTCCCGCGGACGTGCGCCGCGCTGTACCCGGGCTCCTATCCGGCGGCGGTCTCCTGGTGGCTGGACAACGCGGGCCCGACGACGGCGGAGGTGGCCCGCACGCTCGCAGCGCTGGAAGAGGCGGAAGAGGCGGAGGTTGCGGAGGGGGCGGAGTCTTCGGAGGAGGCAGTCGCCGACGCCGACAGGGGCACCACCCCCGAATCCCGCACCGCCCTCGCCGCCCTCCTCGCCGACGCCTCCGGCGCCGACCACACCCGTGTCTCCGGCTGGCTGACGGCGATGACACGGCTCGGAGTGCTGCGCCCGGACCCGGCCGGCCGTCCCCGCTACGCGCACCCCCTCCTCCGGGACGCCGTACTCGGCGGCTGGTCCGCCGCCCGCCGTCAGGACGCGCACCGGGCGGTCGCCCAGGCGATGCTGCGCCGGGGCGACCATGTCGACGCCGTGGCACGGCAGTTGCTGGGCAGCGCACCGGCCGGTCTGCCGTGGGCGCTGCGTGTGCTGCGCGAGGCCGGCACCGTCGCCGCGCGCGAGGCCCGACCCCACGACGCCGTCCGCTATCTGCGCCGAGCCATCCGGGAACCCCTCCCCGACGACCTCCGCCAGCGCCTGCTCACCGAACTCGGCTCGCTGGAGTACGCCTGTGCCGACGCCCCGGCGGGCATCCCGCGGCTCGCCGAGGCGCTGGACCTGCCCGCCGACCCCCGCGACCAGGTCCGTACGGCGATCGCCCTGGGCACCGCGCTCGTGGGCCGCGGGGAGGTCCGTACGGCGGTGGCGGCACTGCGTCGCCTGGAGTCACGGCTGGCGGCCGGCCACGCCGACCTGGCCCGCACCCTCCAGACGGCGTCCGCGCTCCTGTCCGACCAGGACCAGACGATCCGCGGCGAGGCCTACCGCTGGCTCACCGACACCGCCGAACGCTCCCCGGAGCTCGTCGGCGCCTCCGGCCGGGCCCTCCTCGTGCGGTACGCGTCGACGGCCGGGGAGATCCCGGCGCGGGAGGCGATGCGACGTCTGCGCTCCCTCCTGACGGAACCCGCCGACCCCCTCGCCGAGCCGTTCCTGCTGGGCACGGCCGCGGCGGTGGCGCAGTGGGCCGACGAACTCGACGAGGCGGAACGACTGGTGGAACGCGGTCTGGCCGGCCAGCACCCGTCCCTGCTGCACCCGATGGAACAGGCCCTGCTGGACACCAGATGGGACATAGCGGCGGCACGGGGCACGTACGCCGTTCTGCTCGCCGCGCACCCCGGGGCCCCCGTCCGCCGTCACACCGGCGGCGGCCCCGCCAACCACGACGCGCACACCCTGCTGGCCCTGGTGGAGACGGGCCGTACGCAGGACGCCCGCCGCCTCGCGGACACCTTCGACCTCCGCGCCGCCCCCGACTCCTGGGAACTGAACCGCTTCCTCTACGCGCGGGGCGTGCTGCGGTTCACCGAGGGGGATGTCGCGGGCGCCCTCCACGACTTCCTGGAATGCGGCCGCCGTCAGTCCGCCCGCGCCGTCCTCAGTCCGGTCGTCACGCCGTGGCGGACGGCGGCCGCGGAGTGCCGGCTGGCGCTGGGCAACCCCCAGGAGGCGCTGGCCCTGGCGGCGGAGGAGCTCCGGCTGGCCCGCGTGTGGGACACCCCGCGCACGCTGGGACGGGCGTTGCGCGTCCTGGCCCGGGCGACGCGTGGACGGCGAGGCCTGGAACTGGGCGAGGAAGCGGTGGCCGTCCTGCGGAACTCACCGGCCGAAGCCGAACTGGTGGCCTCCCTCCTCGCCCAGGGCCGGCAGCTGACCGCCGCCGGCGAACGCACCCGGGGCCGCGACTACCTCCGCGAGGGCGCCGAACGAGCCGAACGCCTCGGCAGCGCACGGCTGTTGGCCTACGCCGACCAGGCCCTGCGCACGGCCGGCGCCCGCCGCACCACCCCCGCCCACACCGGCTCCGCGTCCCTCACCGGCAGCGAACGCCGCATCGCGGAACTCGCGGCGGAGGGTCGCACGAACACGGAGATAGCGGAACTCCTGCACGTCGCCCGCCGCACGGTCGAAACCCACCTGACGAGCACGTACAAGAAGCTGGGAATCCGACGGAGGGGGGAACTGCGGGAGGCGCTGGAGGAGTAG
- a CDS encoding VOC family protein, with protein MTVDLFAGIPVNDYSAALAWYERLFGAPAMFFPNDKEAVWELAEHRYVYIEHRPGHHAGHALHTLFVDDLDARVAAVTARGLTPTRRETYANGVRKITYHDPDGNEFGFGGGPA; from the coding sequence ATGACAGTCGACCTCTTCGCGGGCATCCCCGTCAACGACTACTCAGCGGCGCTCGCCTGGTACGAGCGGCTGTTCGGCGCCCCGGCGATGTTCTTCCCGAACGACAAGGAAGCCGTCTGGGAGCTGGCGGAGCACCGGTACGTCTACATCGAGCACCGCCCGGGCCACCATGCCGGCCACGCCCTGCACACCCTCTTCGTCGACGACCTCGACGCGCGCGTCGCCGCCGTCACGGCCCGCGGCCTGACCCCCACCCGCCGCGAGACCTACGCCAACGGCGTCCGCAAGATCACCTACCACGACCCGGACGGCAACGAATTCGGCTTCGGCGGGGGTCCGGCGTGA
- a CDS encoding ferritin-like domain-containing protein yields MELDYNSDAIVQLLETPPKDRSLSWLKSALQQAIMLELATLPPYLCGWWSLDDDSETGKAADRAIREIIFDEMSHLGHVCNLLTTIGGSPRIADPAVLAPYPCPLPGGVRPKIHPDLEVYLSGLTQDSVEMFSQIEAPERPLAQFAEETFASIGAFYTAILEAFTQHGSEIKGTRQVIENMAGHGGGNSLFAIRTLADAEKAIEIIKEQGEGTDQTPENTFPGYMGELSHYYVFREIFRGRKLKKIQETPPRWDFQGDAIPMPHARPMGRVPKGGWAADPDTRPTPTVQAELDKVNQTFSDMLRSLEKAWQQDTPEEAGRHLGAAIGKMFALGEPAIKLMGMKLPNDSTLHYGPEFRYSPPQA; encoded by the coding sequence ATGGAGCTCGACTACAACAGCGACGCGATCGTCCAGCTGTTGGAGACACCCCCGAAGGACCGTTCCCTGTCGTGGCTGAAGAGCGCGCTGCAACAGGCGATCATGCTCGAACTCGCCACCCTGCCACCGTACTTGTGCGGCTGGTGGTCGCTGGACGACGACAGCGAGACGGGCAAAGCCGCCGACCGCGCCATCCGCGAGATCATCTTCGACGAGATGTCGCACCTCGGGCATGTCTGCAACCTGCTCACCACGATCGGCGGAAGTCCGCGCATCGCCGACCCGGCCGTGCTGGCGCCGTACCCCTGTCCGCTGCCCGGCGGGGTGCGGCCGAAGATCCATCCCGACCTGGAGGTCTACCTCAGCGGGCTGACGCAGGACTCGGTCGAGATGTTCTCGCAGATCGAGGCGCCGGAGAGGCCGCTCGCGCAGTTCGCGGAGGAGACGTTCGCGTCGATCGGGGCCTTCTACACCGCGATCCTGGAGGCCTTCACGCAGCACGGGAGCGAGATCAAGGGCACCCGACAGGTGATCGAGAACATGGCGGGGCACGGGGGGGGGAACAGCCTCTTCGCGATCAGGACCCTCGCCGACGCCGAGAAGGCGATCGAGATCATCAAGGAGCAGGGCGAGGGTACCGACCAGACACCGGAGAACACGTTCCCCGGGTACATGGGCGAGCTGTCCCACTATTACGTCTTCCGGGAGATCTTCCGCGGCCGGAAGCTGAAGAAGATCCAGGAGACCCCCCCGAGGTGGGACTTCCAGGGGGACGCCATCCCGATGCCGCACGCCCGTCCGATGGGCAGGGTGCCGAAGGGCGGCTGGGCGGCGGACCCGGACACCCGCCCCACCCCGACCGTGCAGGCCGAACTGGACAAGGTCAACCAGACGTTCAGCGACATGCTGCGCTCGCTGGAGAAGGCCTGGCAGCAGGACACTCCGGAGGAGGCGGGGCGGCACCTGGGCGCCGCGATCGGCAAGATGTTCGCGCTCGGTGAGCCGGCGATCAAGCTGATGGGGATGAAGCTGCCCAACGACAGCACCCTGCACTACGGCCCGGAGTTCCGGTACAGCCCGCCCCAGGCGTGA
- a CDS encoding ATP-binding protein: MVEAFRAAGRCPGRGPSGRRPGRCRTRLPALPAALPREAQAAAVRVVQEALTDVRRHAADATTVTVRLRLRPDGGRLEATVSVAGRGGAQFPAEAHGGGFGLVGLRERVTALGGELRTGPGTADHGREVRALFPAR, from the coding sequence GTGGTAGAGGCTTTCCGTGCGGCCGGACGCTGTCCGGGGCGAGGGCCTTCCGGCCGTCGACCAGGACGGTGTCGTACGCGTCTCCCCGCCCTCCCCGCCGCCCTCCCCCGCGAGGCGCAGGCCGCCGCCGTCCGCGTCGTCCAGGAGGCCCTGACAGACGTCCGGCGCCACGCCGCCGACGCCACCACGGTCACCGTCCGCCTCCGCCTGCGCCCCGACGGAGGACGCCTGGAGGCGACCGTCTCCGTCGCCGGCCGTGGCGGCGCCCAGTTCCCCGCCGAGGCCCACGGCGGCGGCTTCGGCCTCGTCGGCCTGCGCGAACGGGTCACGGCCCTGGGCGGCGAACTCCGCACGGGCCCGGGGACGGCCGACCACGGGCGGGAGGTCCGGGCGCTCTTCCCGGCCCGCTGA
- a CDS encoding response regulator transcription factor, with the protein MSLYGNVVDEPSPPHGDGQQVLVVAGDPVDSELVSTTLELAGYRVGTAGSGAEGMVRLSRQRFDLVVWDATLRENAYLAWGRRVAPADRPPLLFLATCDSLPGLVPELGREREDYVTKPLRVAEMLARVEMLLRRRRPQRPSGRPRHGDLILDDATCQARRGARPLGLTPAEYRLLRHLLANAECVLSKEQISRHVWGEFRAGEAIEKLVSRLRRKVDREEPALIHTRRGFGYWLGRADL; encoded by the coding sequence ATGTCCCTGTACGGGAACGTCGTGGACGAGCCGTCGCCGCCGCACGGGGACGGGCAGCAGGTCCTGGTCGTCGCCGGTGATCCGGTGGACAGTGAACTGGTCAGCACCACACTGGAGTTGGCCGGCTACCGGGTCGGCACGGCGGGCTCCGGCGCCGAGGGCATGGTCCGGCTCAGCAGACAGCGGTTCGACCTCGTCGTCTGGGACGCCACCCTGCGCGAGAACGCCTACCTCGCCTGGGGCCGCCGCGTCGCCCCCGCCGACCGGCCGCCGCTGCTCTTCCTCGCCACCTGCGACTCGCTCCCCGGCCTCGTGCCCGAACTCGGCCGCGAGCGGGAGGACTACGTCACCAAACCGCTCCGGGTCGCCGAGATGCTCGCCCGGGTCGAGATGCTGCTGCGCCGCCGCCGGCCCCAGCGGCCCTCGGGCCGGCCCCGGCACGGTGACCTGATCCTCGACGACGCCACCTGTCAGGCCCGGCGCGGGGCCCGACCCCTCGGCCTCACCCCCGCCGAGTACCGGCTGCTGCGGCACCTGCTGGCCAACGCGGAGTGCGTGCTGTCGAAGGAGCAGATCAGCCGGCACGTCTGGGGCGAGTTCCGTGCGGGCGAGGCCATCGAGAAACTCGTCTCCCGCCTGCGGCGCAAGGTGGACCGGGAGGAACCCGCACTCATCCACACCCGCCGGGGCTTCGGCTACTGGCTGGGCCGCGCCGACCTCTGA
- a CDS encoding VOC family protein has protein sequence MLRPQDQFHVGIVAENLAATTARLSQLFGLQWHDEMGAPVEVELPGGTAVLDFVCVYSKSTPRIEIVRPVPGTLWEPTPGSGIHHLGYWSDDVAADTAELERHGYEVEATHRGPDGAPFFAFLRGGEVTGFRVELVSSAARPALERLWAAE, from the coding sequence ATGCTGAGGCCCCAGGACCAGTTCCACGTGGGCATCGTCGCCGAGAACCTCGCCGCGACGACCGCCCGGCTCTCCCAGCTGTTCGGACTTCAATGGCACGACGAGATGGGCGCCCCCGTCGAGGTGGAGCTGCCCGGCGGCACCGCGGTCCTCGACTTCGTGTGCGTGTACTCGAAGTCGACGCCCAGGATCGAGATCGTCCGGCCCGTCCCCGGCACCCTCTGGGAGCCGACGCCCGGCTCCGGCATCCACCACCTCGGCTACTGGTCCGACGACGTCGCCGCCGACACGGCCGAGCTCGAACGACACGGCTACGAGGTCGAGGCGACCCACAGGGGCCCCGACGGCGCGCCGTTCTTCGCGTTCCTGCGCGGCGGCGAGGTGACGGGCTTCCGGGTCGAGCTGGTCAGCAGCGCCGCCCGGCCGGCCCTGGAGCGGCTCTGGGCCGCCGAGTGA
- a CDS encoding SDR family oxidoreductase yields the protein MTTAHTAATAAPAHTARTVGIVTGAGRGMGEACARRLADTVDVLLLVDRDEAGVTAVADDLNASTARAVAQPFALDVTDRDGLAGLAARVAELGTLRAVAHAAGISPTMADWRRIFEVDLIGTALLAEALRPLATAGTAHVYFSSMSPLLAGVAPGPAVAEILDDPLQEDFLDKIREAVGPGIEESTLAYPWAKHGVARFARKEAVRLGPVGGRVCSLAPGIIDTPQGRQEAARHASMQKLVDATPLGRTGTSEEVASVVAFILSDEASFLNGIDVLVDGGVCAAVGGR from the coding sequence ATGACGACCGCACACACCGCAGCGACCGCAGCACCCGCACACACCGCCCGTACCGTCGGCATCGTCACCGGCGCCGGACGTGGCATGGGCGAGGCCTGCGCGCGGCGGCTGGCCGACACGGTGGACGTGCTGTTGCTCGTCGACCGCGACGAGGCGGGCGTGACGGCCGTCGCCGACGACCTCAACGCCTCCACCGCCCGCGCCGTCGCCCAGCCCTTCGCTCTCGACGTCACCGACCGCGACGGCCTGGCCGGACTCGCCGCCCGGGTCGCGGAACTCGGCACGCTCCGCGCCGTCGCCCACGCCGCCGGCATCTCGCCCACGATGGCCGACTGGCGCCGCATCTTCGAGGTCGACCTGATCGGGACCGCGCTTCTCGCCGAGGCGCTGCGCCCGCTGGCCACCGCCGGGACGGCGCACGTGTACTTCTCGTCGATGTCCCCGCTGCTCGCCGGCGTCGCCCCCGGACCGGCCGTCGCCGAGATCCTCGACGACCCGCTGCAGGAGGACTTCCTCGACAAGATCCGCGAGGCGGTCGGGCCGGGCATCGAGGAGTCCACGCTGGCCTACCCCTGGGCCAAGCACGGAGTGGCCCGGTTCGCCCGCAAGGAGGCGGTACGGCTCGGGCCGGTCGGCGGCCGGGTGTGCTCCCTCGCCCCGGGCATCATCGACACCCCGCAGGGCCGGCAGGAGGCGGCCCGGCACGCGTCGATGCAGAAACTCGTCGACGCGACCCCGCTCGGCCGCACCGGCACCTCTGAGGAGGTCGCCTCGGTCGTCGCCTTCATCCTGTCGGACGAGGCGAGCTTCCTGAACGGCATCGACGTCCTCGTCGACGGCGGGGTGTGCGCGGCGGTCGGCGGGAGGTGA
- a CDS encoding DUF4287 domain-containing protein: protein MTTPLRGPASYFPSIEKKYGRPIAEWKALIRASPLTRHMELVSWLKTEHGLGHGHANALVAHTLAEDTGE from the coding sequence ATGACGACACCTCTGAGGGGCCCCGCCAGTTACTTCCCGTCGATCGAGAAGAAGTACGGCCGTCCGATCGCCGAGTGGAAGGCCCTGATCCGCGCCTCGCCGCTGACCCGGCACATGGAACTCGTCTCCTGGCTGAAGACCGAGCACGGCCTGGGGCACGGCCACGCCAACGCGCTGGTGGCCCACACGCTGGCGGAGGACACCGGCGAGTGA